The following coding sequences are from one Plectropomus leopardus isolate mb unplaced genomic scaffold, YSFRI_Pleo_2.0 unplaced_scaffold27287, whole genome shotgun sequence window:
- the LOC121937729 gene encoding ermin-like produces the protein MERAKAKKQEQWIDGKEEEMATSLDREGNAQEEERELKEGPNHELQNQLHQSQKSTPPLCAEPLSHAGAETPTEASTEEEKGSGAANNHNGDIYPTSPSNHNETEEAASSANTSLRKSANAHPDWREVETQGLEEQERLQTPLTTSFPAAGRQGQTAAELHTGCRLEERLLLMDAAAESSLSAGQGSKPPSPTENSSSTGNPVMEVKGDKKDKEGGGQTSNSVNGEADTADDKKNGSHQSSKYKTVSYRRIRRGNTRQRIDEFEAMMDL, from the exons ATGGAAAGAGCTAAGGCGAAGAAACAAGAACAATGGATTGATggaaaagaagaggagatgGCGACCTCGCTGGACAGAGAAGGAAAtgcacaagaagaagaaagagagttGAAAGAGGGACCAAACCATGAGCTCCAAAACCAGCTCCATCAGTCCCAAAAATCCACCCCTCCACTTTGTGCTGAACCGCTGAGTCATGCTGGAGCAGAGACACCAACCGAAGCttccacagaggaggagaaaggctCGGGCGCTGCCAACAACCACAACGGGGACATTTATCCCACATCACCGAGCAACCACAACGAGACGGAGGAAGCTGCCTCTTCAGCCAACACAAGTCTGCGCAAGTCTGCTAATGCTCATCCGGACTGGAGAGAGGTGGAAACGCAGGGTCTGGAGGAACAGGAGCGACTCCAAACGCCGTTGACAACATCATTTCCTGCTGCGGGACGTCAAGGTCAAACAGCGGCTGAACTCCATACAG GTTGCAGGCTGGAGGAGAGATTATTGTTGATGGACGCAGCTGCTGAGTCGTCATTAAGTGCCGGACAAGGAAGCAAACCGCCCAGTCCAACCGAAAACTCATCCAGCACAGGAAACCCTGTGATGGAAGTGAAGGGggacaaaaaggacaaagagGGAGGAGGTCAAACCTCCAACAGTGTAAATGGCGAGGCAGACACAGCGGATGACAAGAAGAACGGCAGCCACCAGTCCTCAAAGTACAAAACTGTGTCCTACAGGAGGATCCGCAGAGGAAACACCCGACAGAGGATTGATGAGTTTGAGGCCATGATGGACTTGTGA
- the LOC121937728 gene encoding DNA ligase 1-like, whose translation MEGKEEMEAIKQEPKLGGHEEDLEKKVKDKEKVDRKEERDTKTREQEPQIDGKEEEVEGKEENKVKKEKDEQKVDVKEELEKTVEEQMDGQKVDDKEQKMEEKVKEEAQKEEQKVDRKEKETVTATDREVNSKAEEKELKDDAANQLKQKRKVARKEEEMEDKEEKLTEKEKKEEQLRRRNKKNKRLVVKKTR comes from the exons atggagggaaaagaagaaatggaGGCAATAAAACAAGAACCAAAACTTGGTGGACATGAAGAAGATTtggagaaaaaagtcaaagataaAGAAAAGGTTGATCGAAAAGAAGAAAGGGACACAAAGACACGAGAACAAGAACCACAGATCGatggaaaagaagaagaggtggagggaaaagaagaaaacaaggtaaagaaagaaaaagatgagcAAAAGGTTGACGTAAAAGAAGAGTTGGAGAAAACAGTCGAAGAGCAGATGGATGGACAAAAGGTTGAtgacaaagaacaaaagatggaagaaaaagtcaaagaagAGGCCCAGAAAGAAGAACAAAAGGTtgacagaaaagagaaagaaacagtgACTGCAACAGACAGAGAAGTAAATtcaaaagcagaagaaaaggaattaaaagaCGATGCAGCAAACCAGCTGAAACAAAAACGAAAGGTTGCCAGAAAGGAAGAAGAGATGGAGGACAAAGAagaaaagctgacagaaaaagagaaaaaagaagaac AGCTAAGGCGAAGAAACAAGAAGAACAAAAGGTTGGTAGTAAAGAAGACGAGATGa